A window of Tautonia plasticadhaerens contains these coding sequences:
- a CDS encoding YraN family protein, which produces MFGPGFRVRFRLPFGLGRRSARGPIPIPWNRWFGDRGEREAARCLRRKGMRVLLRGYRTTRGEVDLIARDGGTLVFVEVKTRRRGEPAEAVTPEKQRRITLTALHFLKRYGLLEGPRPVPCRFDVVAVTWPEGRGRPAVEHLPDAFEAVGPRGQFFR; this is translated from the coding sequence ATGTTCGGCCCCGGCTTCCGCGTGAGATTCCGGCTCCCGTTCGGGCTCGGCCGCCGATCGGCCCGGGGGCCGATCCCGATCCCCTGGAACCGCTGGTTCGGGGATCGGGGGGAGCGGGAGGCGGCGCGTTGCCTGCGCCGCAAGGGGATGCGCGTCCTCCTGCGGGGCTACCGGACGACCCGGGGGGAGGTCGACCTGATCGCCCGGGACGGCGGCACCCTGGTGTTCGTCGAGGTGAAGACCCGGAGGAGGGGGGAGCCGGCCGAGGCGGTCACGCCGGAGAAGCAGCGGCGGATCACCCTGACGGCCCTGCACTTCCTCAAGCGATACGGGCTGCTGGAGGGCCCCCGGCCGGTCCCCTGCCGGTTCGACGTGGTCGCCGTCACCTGGCCCGAGGGCCGGGGCCGCCCGGCCGTCGAGCACCTGCCGGACGCCTTCGAGGCGGTCGGCCCCCGGGGCCAGTTCTTCCGGTGA
- a CDS encoding Dabb family protein — MRTSMSRPAFAAIAAAAVTAAALTLAGRTDAEPAHAAAAPLAHMVFFTLANRSEENARKLADACQTYLTGHEGTLYFSVGTRAEEFDREVNVTDFDVALHVVFDGKAAHDTYQEHPRHLEFIEKNKDLWSGVRVFDSYLVASPGGEGN; from the coding sequence ATGCGCACCTCGATGTCCCGCCCCGCCTTCGCCGCCATCGCCGCGGCCGCCGTGACCGCCGCCGCCCTGACCCTGGCCGGCCGCACCGACGCCGAGCCCGCCCACGCCGCCGCCGCGCCGCTGGCCCACATGGTCTTCTTCACCCTGGCCAACCGCTCGGAGGAGAACGCCAGGAAGCTGGCCGACGCCTGCCAGACCTACCTGACCGGCCACGAGGGGACGCTCTACTTCTCCGTCGGCACCCGGGCCGAGGAGTTCGACCGCGAGGTCAACGTCACCGACTTCGACGTCGCCCTGCACGTCGTCTTCGACGGCAAGGCCGCCCACGACACCTACCAGGAGCACCCCCGGCACCTGGAGTTCATCGAGAAGAACAAGGACCTCTGGTCCGGCGTCCGCGTCTTCGACTCCTACCTCGTCGCGTCCCCCGGCGGCGAGGGGAACTGA
- a CDS encoding bifunctional YncE family protein/alkaline phosphatase family protein: MVSTRQLIRPAGRSVEFGGRPVDLVASGDGTRVYVKDNRGVVVLDADSWEVLQELPFPEGGGSMHGIALSADGRRLYATTAQEHLYEANVGDEGLLSWSRTIPLPGPGGEGPSHSCGIALSADGTTAFVALSRNNSIGEVDLARGAVVREIPVGVAPFDVAIGEGGASLYVSNWGGRRPVEGEQTAPSSGTPVLVDDRGVARSGTVGKVDFGRGAMVAEVATGLHPSDLVLDADAGRLYVANANSDTVTILDVSGGGFEERASILVRPDPDLPFGSASNALALSADGGTLYVANGGNNAVAVVSLGEDRADGHILGFIPAAWYPGGLAIGPDGALLVSNVKGLGSRAEPEDPAEGRSVYAYLGTVQRVEPPDAGTLARFTEQVVADARVPQALLSWERQEARSGAPPRPVPERLGEPSVFEHVVYVIKENRTYDQVFGDMPQGDGDPSLCIFGREVTPNHHKLAEEFVLLDNFYCNGVLSADGHSWTTEGNVTDHLEKSFGGFTRSYTFGDDPLTYSSTGFIWDNVLLHGLSFRNYGEMDYAEPVPDDLTFTQIYEDFLNDRNEVAFTQNIGIEPLRRYSSPSFPGWNMKIPDVLRADRFLDELAGFEETGDLPGFSMIFLPQDHGSGTSPGMPTPSAHMADNDLAVGRIVEGLSKSRFWPKTCVFVIEDDPQNGFDHVDGHRSICLVASPYTKRGEVISEFYNQTSVLHTMERILGLPPMNQMDAMSPLMSACFADEPDLTPYEALPANIPLDELNKPVAELPPGQRKWAEASLEQDFEGFDRADEDTLNRILWHFAKGPDAPYPAHLAGAHGTGLEGRRLVIVEVEDDDDEEEEDEDD; the protein is encoded by the coding sequence GTGGTCTCGACCAGGCAGCTGATCCGGCCGGCGGGGCGGTCGGTCGAGTTCGGGGGCCGGCCGGTCGACCTGGTCGCGTCGGGGGACGGGACTCGCGTTTATGTGAAGGACAACCGGGGCGTGGTGGTCCTCGACGCCGACTCCTGGGAGGTCCTCCAGGAATTGCCCTTCCCCGAGGGGGGCGGTTCGATGCACGGCATCGCCCTCTCGGCCGACGGCCGACGCCTGTATGCGACGACGGCCCAGGAGCACCTCTACGAGGCGAACGTCGGCGACGAGGGGCTGCTCTCCTGGTCCCGCACCATCCCCCTGCCCGGCCCGGGCGGCGAGGGACCGTCCCACTCCTGCGGCATCGCGCTCTCGGCCGACGGCACGACGGCCTTCGTCGCCCTGTCCCGGAACAACTCGATCGGCGAGGTCGACCTGGCCCGGGGGGCGGTCGTCCGGGAGATCCCGGTCGGCGTCGCGCCGTTCGACGTGGCAATCGGCGAGGGAGGCGCCTCACTCTATGTCTCCAACTGGGGGGGCCGTCGGCCCGTCGAGGGGGAGCAGACCGCCCCCTCCTCCGGCACCCCGGTGCTGGTCGACGACCGGGGAGTGGCCCGGAGCGGCACCGTCGGTAAGGTGGATTTCGGCCGGGGGGCGATGGTCGCCGAGGTCGCCACCGGCCTGCACCCGAGCGACCTGGTCCTCGACGCCGACGCCGGCCGGCTCTACGTCGCCAACGCCAACTCCGACACCGTCACCATCCTCGACGTCTCCGGCGGCGGCTTCGAGGAACGGGCGTCGATCCTCGTCCGCCCCGACCCGGATCTCCCCTTCGGCAGCGCCTCGAACGCCCTGGCCCTCTCGGCCGACGGCGGGACGCTCTACGTCGCCAACGGTGGCAACAACGCCGTGGCCGTCGTCTCGCTGGGCGAGGACCGCGCCGACGGCCATATCCTCGGCTTCATCCCCGCCGCCTGGTACCCCGGGGGCCTGGCGATCGGGCCCGACGGGGCGCTGCTCGTCAGCAACGTCAAGGGCCTCGGCTCCCGGGCCGAGCCCGAGGACCCGGCCGAGGGCCGATCGGTCTACGCCTACCTCGGCACCGTCCAGCGGGTCGAGCCGCCCGACGCCGGGACGCTGGCCCGGTTCACCGAGCAGGTCGTCGCCGACGCCCGGGTGCCCCAGGCCCTGCTGTCCTGGGAGCGCCAGGAGGCCCGGTCGGGGGCCCCTCCCCGCCCGGTGCCCGAGCGGCTGGGGGAGCCCTCGGTGTTCGAGCACGTCGTCTACGTCATCAAGGAGAATCGCACGTATGACCAGGTCTTCGGCGACATGCCCCAGGGGGACGGCGACCCCTCGCTCTGCATCTTCGGCCGGGAGGTGACCCCGAACCATCACAAGCTCGCCGAGGAGTTCGTCCTGCTGGACAACTTCTATTGCAACGGCGTCCTCTCGGCCGACGGCCATTCCTGGACCACCGAGGGGAACGTCACCGACCACCTGGAGAAGTCCTTCGGCGGCTTCACCCGCAGCTACACCTTCGGCGACGACCCGCTGACCTACTCCTCCACCGGCTTCATCTGGGACAACGTCCTGCTCCACGGCCTCTCGTTCCGCAACTACGGCGAGATGGACTACGCCGAGCCCGTCCCCGACGACCTCACCTTCACCCAGATTTATGAAGACTTCCTCAACGATAGGAATGAGGTCGCCTTCACCCAGAACATCGGCATCGAGCCCCTCCGCCGCTATTCCAGCCCCTCCTTCCCCGGCTGGAACATGAAGATCCCCGACGTCCTCCGCGCCGACCGCTTCCTCGACGAGCTGGCCGGGTTCGAGGAGACCGGCGACCTGCCCGGCTTCTCGATGATCTTCCTCCCCCAGGACCACGGCTCCGGCACCTCCCCCGGCATGCCCACGCCCAGCGCCCACATGGCCGACAACGACCTGGCCGTCGGCCGGATCGTCGAGGGCCTGAGCAAGAGCCGGTTCTGGCCGAAGACCTGCGTCTTCGTCATCGAGGACGACCCCCAGAATGGCTTCGACCACGTCGACGGCCACCGCTCGATCTGCCTGGTCGCCTCCCCCTACACGAAGCGGGGGGAGGTGATCAGCGAGTTCTACAATCAGACCTCGGTCCTGCACACGATGGAGCGCATCCTCGGCCTGCCGCCGATGAACCAGATGGATGCCATGTCCCCGCTGATGTCGGCCTGCTTCGCCGACGAGCCGGACCTCACCCCCTACGAGGCCCTCCCCGCCAACATCCCGCTCGACGAGCTGAACAAGCCCGTCGCCGAGCTGCCCCCCGGCCAGCGGAAGTGGGCCGAGGCCAGCCTCGAGCAGGACTTCGAGGGCTTCGACCGCGCCGACGAGGACACCCTCAACCGCATCCTCTGGCACTTCGCCAAGGGCCCCGACGCCCCCTACCCCGCCCACCTCGCCGGCGCCCACGGCACCGGCCTGGAGGGCCGCCGGCTCGTCATCGTCGAGGTCGAGGACGACGACGACGAGGAAGAAGAAGACGAGGACGATTGA
- a CDS encoding DUF4058 family protein, with protein sequence MSKSVVVRLESDHRVVTMVELVSPGNKASRYAIDQFAAKARQAMQDGVHLLIVDLFPPGPRDPGGLHRLIWDEGDRGGFTLPPDEPLACISYIGGPVPQLFLEPMAVGRPLPEEMPLFLDPGHYVSVPIEATYRAAFDAVPEVWRDALSSPPSA encoded by the coding sequence ATGTCCAAATCCGTCGTCGTCCGGCTCGAATCCGACCACCGGGTCGTCACCATGGTCGAGCTCGTCTCCCCCGGCAACAAGGCTAGCCGGTATGCCATCGACCAGTTCGCTGCCAAGGCCCGGCAGGCGATGCAGGACGGGGTCCACCTGCTGATCGTCGACCTCTTCCCCCCCGGCCCACGGGACCCCGGCGGCCTCCACCGGCTGATCTGGGACGAGGGGGACCGGGGGGGCTTCACCCTCCCCCCCGACGAGCCCCTGGCCTGCATCTCGTACATCGGCGGCCCGGTCCCCCAGCTCTTCCTCGAGCCGATGGCCGTCGGCCGCCCGCTGCCCGAGGAGATGCCCCTGTTCCTCGACCCCGGGCATTACGTCTCCGTCCCCATCGAGGCCACCTACCGCGCCGCCTTCGACGCCGTCCCCGAAGTCTGGAGGGACGCCCTCTCCTCCCCCCCCTCGGCATGA